The following proteins are co-located in the Cereibacter sphaeroides 2.4.1 genome:
- a CDS encoding asparaginase, translating into MSRQEAPRPKVAVIAGGGTLTALASDPFEICDYGQAGSLTAADLIDRCAAMADRVALVPLAFEPRPSFDMGPDQWGAICGLCAAALAEDPGLAGFVLTHGTGSLEEAAFFLSLVWDLPVPLVVTGAQRPASALSSDGYMNLFQAALVAAHPQARAEGVLVVAHGEIHLPFEVTKTATFGLDTFRSPDLGPVGLVIGGQVRFLRPAAPRAPRADWRVLGALPRVDILYCHSGGDACAIEAFIAAGARGLVVAGFAPGYATGAQARRLETWVREEGGVVVMASRGHGPVVANSRNDGHGFLPAGRAAPVKARLLLQLALAAGRAPAQIARDFEF; encoded by the coding sequence ATGAGCCGGCAGGAAGCGCCCCGCCCGAAGGTGGCGGTGATCGCGGGAGGCGGGACGCTGACCGCCCTCGCCTCCGATCCGTTCGAGATCTGCGACTACGGGCAGGCGGGCAGCCTGACCGCGGCCGACCTCATCGACCGCTGCGCGGCGATGGCCGACCGGGTGGCGCTGGTGCCGCTCGCCTTCGAACCGCGGCCGAGCTTCGACATGGGCCCCGACCAGTGGGGCGCGATCTGCGGCCTCTGCGCGGCGGCGCTGGCCGAGGATCCGGGGCTTGCGGGCTTCGTGCTCACCCACGGGACCGGCTCGCTGGAGGAGGCGGCCTTCTTCCTCTCGCTCGTCTGGGACCTGCCGGTGCCGCTCGTGGTGACGGGCGCGCAGCGGCCCGCCTCCGCCCTCTCCAGCGACGGCTACATGAACCTCTTTCAGGCGGCGCTGGTCGCCGCCCACCCGCAGGCGCGGGCCGAGGGCGTGCTCGTCGTCGCGCATGGCGAGATCCATCTGCCCTTCGAGGTGACGAAGACGGCGACCTTCGGCCTCGACACGTTCCGCTCGCCCGATCTGGGGCCGGTGGGCCTCGTCATCGGCGGGCAGGTGCGCTTCCTGCGCCCCGCCGCTCCCCGCGCGCCGCGGGCGGACTGGCGCGTCCTCGGCGCGTTGCCGCGGGTCGATATCCTCTATTGCCACAGCGGCGGCGACGCCTGCGCCATCGAGGCCTTCATTGCCGCGGGGGCGCGGGGCCTCGTGGTGGCGGGCTTCGCGCCCGGCTATGCCACGGGCGCGCAGGCCCGGCGGCTCGAGACATGGGTGCGCGAGGAGGGCGGGGTGGTCGTCATGGCCTCGCGCGGCCACGGGCCCGTGGTGGCCAACAGCCGCAACGACGGCCACGGCTTCCTGCCCGCGGGCCGCGCCGCGCCGGTGAAGGCGCGGCTTCTGCTGCAACTCGCGCTGGCCGCCGGACGCGCGCCGGCGCAGATTGCACGGGATTTCGAGTTCTAG
- a CDS encoding amino acid ABC transporter permease produces MTVIDWGYILAAFPDLMRGLGMTLMVSLLAILFSLLLGLAGCALRVSGIRPLSYAVRGYVEFIRGTPYLVQIFFVFYGLPSLGLTLSIFWSGVLALTIWASAFHIESFRAGLASVGREMHDASASLGLRRLPHALLVVAPIALRSALPSTLNTVVGTIKNSAYLQAIGLVELTFVAVDRIAQDFRSTEMFLSICVIYLVVILGVSALGHRLERRLNRPYGSR; encoded by the coding sequence ATGACCGTCATCGACTGGGGCTATATCCTCGCGGCCTTCCCCGACCTCATGCGCGGCCTCGGCATGACCCTCATGGTCAGCCTGCTCGCGATCCTCTTCTCGCTCCTTCTGGGGCTGGCCGGCTGCGCGCTGCGCGTCTCGGGCATCCGCCCGCTCTCCTATGCCGTGCGCGGCTATGTCGAGTTCATCCGCGGCACGCCCTATCTCGTGCAGATCTTCTTCGTCTTCTACGGCCTGCCGAGCCTCGGGCTCACGCTCTCGATCTTCTGGTCGGGGGTGCTCGCCCTCACGATCTGGGCCAGCGCCTTCCATATCGAGAGCTTCCGCGCAGGTCTGGCCTCGGTCGGGCGCGAGATGCACGACGCCTCGGCCTCGCTGGGCCTGCGCCGGCTGCCGCACGCGCTCCTCGTGGTGGCGCCCATCGCGCTGCGGTCGGCCCTGCCCTCCACGCTGAACACGGTGGTCGGCACGATCAAGAACTCGGCCTATCTGCAGGCCATCGGCCTCGTGGAGCTGACCTTCGTCGCGGTCGACCGGATCGCGCAGGACTTCCGCTCGACCGAGATGTTCCTCTCGATCTGCGTCATCTACCTCGTCGTCATCCTCGGCGTCTCGGCGCTGGGGCACCGGCTGGAACGGCGCCTCAACCGGCCCTACGGGTCACGGTGA
- a CDS encoding amino acid ABC transporter ATP-binding protein: protein MDGTGAAEQGIAFDRVNKWYGQMHVLQDVTFSVAPGEKIVVCGPSGSGKSTMIRCINRLEEHQAGTIRVGGVEVNDQRRNIEQVRRRVGMVFQNFNLYPHLTILENCTLAQRWVRGTPRAEAEARAMRYLERVRIPDQARKYPGQLSGGQQQRVAIARSLCMEPEIMLFDEPTSALDPELVREVLDTMVSLAEEGMTMICVTHEMGFARQVADRVIFMDRGRIVESAAPEDFFSNPQEERSRLFLSQILH from the coding sequence ATGGACGGGACAGGCGCAGCGGAGCAGGGCATTGCCTTCGACCGTGTCAACAAGTGGTACGGCCAGATGCATGTGCTGCAGGATGTGACCTTCTCCGTCGCGCCCGGCGAGAAGATCGTGGTCTGCGGGCCTTCGGGTTCGGGCAAATCCACCATGATCCGCTGCATCAACCGGCTCGAGGAACATCAGGCGGGCACCATCCGCGTGGGCGGGGTCGAGGTGAACGACCAGCGCCGCAACATCGAGCAGGTTCGCCGCCGCGTGGGCATGGTGTTCCAGAACTTCAACCTCTACCCGCATCTGACGATCCTCGAGAACTGCACCCTCGCGCAGCGCTGGGTGCGGGGCACGCCGCGGGCCGAGGCCGAGGCGCGGGCCATGCGCTATCTCGAGCGGGTGCGCATCCCCGATCAGGCGCGGAAATATCCGGGCCAGCTCTCGGGCGGCCAGCAGCAGCGGGTGGCCATCGCGCGCTCGCTCTGCATGGAGCCCGAGATCATGCTGTTCGACGAGCCGACCTCGGCGCTCGATCCCGAACTGGTGCGCGAGGTGCTCGACACGATGGTCTCGCTCGCCGAGGAGGGCATGACCATGATCTGCGTGACCCACGAGATGGGCTTCGCCCGTCAGGTGGCCGACCGCGTGATCTTCATGGACCGCGGCCGCATCGTCGAGAGCGCGGCGCCCGAAGACTTCTTCTCGAACCCTCAGGAGGAACGCTCGCGGCTGTTCCTCAGTCAGATCCTGCACTGA
- a CDS encoding transporter substrate-binding domain-containing protein has protein sequence MPKIGTRLASLLLSGALVLSAASAAVAQDMPPLPEAIQKAGKIRIGVKCDSPPFGASGPDGKPRGIEVEMARKIGDYAFGSEEGAELSCVTSEARISSLNAGKLDLIIATLGRTAARQEVIDYSNIYFWGTSNVLVPADSPVQKLSDLQGRSVLVVKGATQIKWLEANIPDISIVQLNTTADGVQALMQGRADGFVGDGGLIYTLGGNYPKLRVIEEGLDLGVNGVGMRKGETELQTFVNAVLDELRKGDFYETVIPQFVEEPAVVDVMKRGFLEEPPQI, from the coding sequence ATGCCCAAGATCGGCACCCGCCTCGCCTCCCTCCTTCTGTCGGGGGCGCTCGTGCTCTCGGCCGCCTCCGCCGCCGTGGCGCAGGACATGCCGCCCCTGCCCGAGGCGATCCAGAAGGCGGGCAAGATCCGCATCGGCGTGAAATGCGACAGCCCGCCCTTCGGCGCCTCCGGCCCCGACGGCAAGCCGCGCGGCATCGAGGTCGAGATGGCCAGGAAGATCGGCGACTATGCCTTCGGCTCGGAGGAGGGCGCGGAGCTTTCCTGCGTCACCAGCGAGGCGCGCATCTCGTCGCTGAATGCCGGCAAGCTCGATCTGATCATCGCCACGCTGGGCCGGACGGCCGCGCGGCAGGAGGTGATCGACTATTCCAACATCTATTTCTGGGGCACCTCGAACGTGCTGGTGCCGGCCGACAGCCCGGTGCAGAAGCTCTCGGACCTTCAGGGCCGCTCGGTGCTGGTGGTCAAGGGCGCCACGCAGATCAAGTGGCTCGAAGCCAACATCCCCGACATCTCGATCGTGCAGCTCAACACCACCGCCGACGGGGTGCAGGCGCTGATGCAGGGCCGGGCCGACGGGTTCGTGGGCGACGGCGGGCTGATCTACACGCTCGGCGGCAACTATCCCAAGCTCCGCGTGATCGAGGAAGGGCTCGACCTCGGCGTGAACGGCGTGGGGATGCGCAAGGGCGAGACCGAGCTTCAGACCTTCGTCAACGCGGTGCTCGACGAGCTGCGCAAGGGCGATTTCTACGAGACGGTGATCCCGCAGTTCGTCGAGGAACCGGCCGTGGTCGATGTGATGAAGCGCGGCTTCCTCGAAGAGCCGCCGCAGATCTGA